The following proteins are co-located in the Hevea brasiliensis isolate MT/VB/25A 57/8 chromosome 11, ASM3005281v1, whole genome shotgun sequence genome:
- the LOC110644385 gene encoding protein LYK5 — protein MAIAMRVCIPFEICPPWMACKSFSILLLLLQSILQFGVLKAQQAYVDNHQLDCNNWTPSTKGYLCNGVQSSCQSYITFRSNPPYNSPANIGYLLGTQEEATRIASMNKIPSDVATIPAHKQVVVPVNCSCHKRLYYQHNASYRLKYKNETYFTLANDTYQGLSTCQALMEQNPYDLHSLYVGLDLHVPLRCACPTSNQTAFGAKYMLTYMVTWGDTVSEIAQLFNVSVQSVLDANELLEDDVIWPFTPILVPISSEPSMIASPPYSPPPTPVDVVPVSKSNSFRKWVYVAVGIGGGLLILVTFSGLSYWYFRTPPPSHQKPQEANVSKINDLPFPYEGIQYSIESLIIYKFEDIQTATGYFNEDNKIKGSVYKGSFRGDHAAVKVMKGDVSSEINILKKINHSNIARLSGFCVHNGNTYLVYEYVENGSLEDWLHSGKNDQTSCNLSWKQRLQIAYNIADAFNYLHNYTTPPFVHKNLNTSNVLLHGDFRAKIVNFGLARKLANDEQGATQLTRHVVGTHGYMAPEYLENGLITPKLDVFAYGVVILELLSGKEAVISDSNGEENMLFALIREVLQEDNVGEKLHAFIDPCVRDELPLHLAFSMAQLAKSCVAHDPNARPSFLQLFMTLSKIVSSSLN, from the coding sequence ATGGCGATCGCCATGAGAGTGTGTATACCCTTTGAGATTTGTCCTCCCTGGATGGCTTGCAAATCATTTTCTATCCTGCTTTTGCTTCTTCAGTCAATTTTGCAGTTTGGTGTTTTGAAAGCTCAACAAGCATATGTGGACAACCATCAACTGGACTGTAACAATTGGACTCCTAGCACCAAAGGCTATTTGTGTAATGGCGTACAATCATCCTGCCAATCATACATCACTTTCCGATCAAACCCTCCTTATAACTCTCCTGCCAATATCGGCTATCTGCTGGGCACTCAAGAGGAAGCAACCCGCATTGCCTCCATGAACAAGATCCCTTCCGATGTGGCCACAATACCTGCCCACAAGCAAGTGGTAGTCCCTGTCAATTGCTCTTGTCATAAACGCCTTTATTACCAGCACAATGCCTCTTACAGGCTCAAATATAAGAATGAGACCTATTTTACCTTGGCCAATGATACTTACCAGGGCCTTAGCACCTGCCAGGCCTTGATGGAGCAAAACCCTTATGATCTGCATAGTTTGTATGTGGGCTTGGATCTCCATGTCCCTTTGAGATGTGCTTGCCCTACGTCTAACCAGACTGCTTTTGGTGCCAAGTACATGCTCACCTACATGGTCACTTGGGGCGACACCGTTTCTGAGATTGCCCAATTGTTCAATGTTAGTGTACAAAGTGTACTTGATGCAAACGAGTTACTGGAAGATGACGTGATTTGGCCATTTACGCCAATTCTAGTTCCCATCTCAAGTGAACCCTCAATGATCGCATCACCCCCATATTCTCCACCTCCAACACCAGTGGACGTCGTCCCTGTCTCAAAATCCAACTCTTTCCGAAAGTGGGTTTATGTGGCTGTTGGCATTGGAGGTGGTTTGCTTATCCTCGTTACGTTCTCTGGTCTTTCATATTGGTATTTTCGTACTCCTCCTCCGTCTCATCAGAAACCTCAGGAGGCCAATGTATCCAAAATTAATGATCTCCCTTTTCCTTATGAGGGAATTCAATATTCAATTGAGTCTTTGATCATCTACAAATTTGAGGATATCCAAACTGCCACGGGCTATTTCAATGAAGATAACAAAATTAAAGGTTCTGTTTACAAGGGATCCTTTAGGGGCGATCATGCTGCTGTGAAGGTGATGAAAGGAGACGTTTCCAGCGAGATCAACATACTTAAAAAGATAAATCACTCCAACATTGCCAGGCTCTCTGGTTTCTGTGTGCACAACGGCAACACCTACCTTGTTTACGAGTATGTCGAGAACGGCTCGTTGGAGGATTGGCTCCACTCTGGTAAGAATGATCAAACTTCTTGCAATTTATCATGGAAGCAAAGACTTCAGATTGCCTACAATATAGCTGATGCCTTCAATTACCTTCATAACTACACCACTCCTCCCTTTGTTCATAAAAACTTGAATACCAGTAACGTTCTCTTACATGGCGACTTTAGAGCCAAGATTGTCAATTTCGGGCTTGCAAGAAAGCTAGCCAACGATGAACAAGGTGCCACCCAGTTGACAAGACATGTGGTTGGCACCCATGGCTACATGGCTCCGGAGTACCTTGAAAATGGATTGATAACCCCAAAATTAGATGTATTTGCATATGGGGTTGTGATACTGGAGCTCTTATCTGGGAAAGAGGCTGTTATAAGTGATTCAAATGGGGAAGAAAATATGCTTTTTGCATTGATAAGGGAGGTGCTTCAAGAAGACAACGTGGGAGAGAAACTCCATGCCTTCATCGATCCTTGTGTAAGAGATGAGTTACCCCTGCACTTGgctttttccatggcccaactgGCTAAAAGTTGTGTTGCTCATGATCCGAACGCTCGCCCCTCTTTTCTTCAACTCTTCATGACCTTATCAAAAATTGTATCTTCGTCGCTGAATTAG